A portion of the Gossypium arboreum isolate Shixiya-1 chromosome 8, ASM2569848v2, whole genome shotgun sequence genome contains these proteins:
- the LOC108464802 gene encoding uncharacterized protein LOC108464802 — translation MEQLFDRTLEPIEDRLYRVEAWGQREGTPEYARRGQGYPIQRQEDPDESSEEERYYSPVRGKNDPEAYLEWEKKIELVFKCHNYSERKKVKLAIIEFSDYAIVWWHQLLTSRRRNGERPISTWAKMKVVMRERFIPSYYHRAATKSNSRQPKHRILLQINSGCNDMSRCERRS, via the exons ATGGAGCAACTATTCGACCGCACACTCGAGCCCATAGAAGATAGGCTATATCGGGTCGAAGCATGGGGACAACGTGAAGGAACCCCCGAATATGCAAGGCGAGGGCAAGGGTATCCCATACAACGCCAAGAAGATCCTGATGAGTCAAGTGAAGAAGAAAGATATTATTCTCCTGTTCGAG GCAAGAACGACCCTGAAGCGTATTTGGAGTGGGAGAAGAAAATAGAGCTCGTCTTCAAGTGTCACAATTACTCGGAGAGAAAAAAGGTGAAGCTCGCCATAATAGAGTTTTCTGATTATGCAATCGTGTGGTGGCATCAACTCTTAACAAGCCGTAGGAGGAACGGAGAAAGGCCTATTTCAACTTGGGCTAAAATGAAGGTTGTCATGCGGGAACGTTTCATCCCTTCATATTACCACCGAGCGGCTACAAAATCTAACTCAAGGCAACCGAAGCATCGAATATTATTACAAATAAATAGTGGTTGCAATGATATGAGCCGATGTGAAAGAAGATCGTAA